One Brachionichthys hirsutus isolate HB-005 unplaced genomic scaffold, CSIRO-AGI_Bhir_v1 contig_587, whole genome shotgun sequence genomic window carries:
- the LOC137916004 gene encoding leucine-rich repeat-containing protein 9-like, with amino-acid sequence MFFSGFPRMVGLPFFPRLCQLTIVSQAIEHIEALESCPLLQELWVVECLLTGISGLQNCLQLQKLYLYDNQICEINNLELQVNLEVLWLNNNHISQIQGLNTLTNLKELNLSDNSIEFIGHSLDSNASLQNLNISGNKISSFKELTTLAHLPHLTDLALNDPMSTPNPVCLLCNYATHVLYHMPGLRRLDIYDVSSRQNKELAESTVMKKMMYYNMRVRTAQRDLERRQLNLVERKKSLSRSPEECVRRISHALKSLEGDLSKGPGVCKKSASNPDDGSFQLVDGLDPTSASHDAAMERKIHSKIEALKRSLVVWTGRLSEIEAGHEQDLILARNTMDYTVQFLQMELESVGNIRLKEGCSTDPWFESCCHLLLSRFRHSDFKSHNVSGVTVRRIFHIQNRAIRLRFDDKLRSVLVREDGANTSQDYKRHLEYLFHIPEPEKGHQKEELLCILEDGFKSAAQWKTLDRGGAVPLTNSLSAADIPRIEHEVRRASKEDSEPAVSFSNSQVVVSKVFVGHSVPVSAGEPLHGSSYPAADSVYCDLDTKERTALGEEGSDGLGKQTGVPPRRRWFVFDHELVLPEYIIFFEYITGSREQPLLQNGLSKSDDSPSDAIDREMEVLNMEPVVKPQPKSFSFDDKIGLHAAQANVLSQISVLNLHGNSLSTMKAISHLTALRHLTISFNKFTCLDDISHMPNLEFLDASFNQLTTLEGLRALGQLKQLDVCWNQLTNARDESLVLRKHTPALLKLNARYNPWKRPKAVRATVLGHLVTLTHLDDVMVTKEESSIAVQMVARSEINQACLLAHSRTDSDRPRGLSLLSVGRPLCHLSPAPWGPNQELEFDWAEKITSLNLDNQRISKLINLEKLVNLRWASFNDNDISTVEGLDSCVKLEELSLNNNSISTLSLPKLHRLTKLSVDGNQLSSLDVSVLDQLPNLSFLSVEKNYISCLCGTKRASALLELYVGDNNISLSQDVRILKGLTNLIILDLYGNPLLEKIKNYRLYVIFQLPFLKILDGIAVDATESDDAKLKFEGMLTPDVLEELGHSNFTGLVNLILHSCSFKTVDLCPADLFSSLRAVDLDNNNLTSFCSLIYLPNIKELSLNYNHIESILPSQKTHQTKKQLLHSNVPSSGYGQQSSAKGKWETWPNCRLEPLMSSLEVLHLRHNGISNMANLQLSRLTNLKALFLQGNEISHVEGLEGLCHLRKLMLDKNRIKALDYNSFISQNALVALHLTENRIRDLSHLDPLTELRKLFLGMNRLQSIAELDKLDVLPSLTVLSVVGNPVAKNSFYRPEVVLQLSTLQVLDGVTITLEERTSAELLLTDPSDLTGQCPQCAAASLLPTEINLPGFLPLLPRYTPLRGISVAGGLQGNTDEAQSHHKDKHSNTAQDGQTDVAFRHTGRLGSNPTTTGVSHDGTSHRHVSQPGKK; translated from the exons ATGTTCTTCAGTGGATTTCCCCGCATGGTCGGGCTTCCCTTTTTCCCAAGGCTTTGCCAGCTTACCATAGTGAGCCAGGCCATTGAACACATCGAAGCACTCGAGAGCTgccctctgctgcaggagctctGGGTAGTGGAGTGCCTTTTGACA GGAATATCTGGACTACAGAATTGTCTGCAACTACAGAAACTCTATCTTTATGATAATCAGatatgtgaaataaataatttagagTTGCAGGTCAATTTAGAAGTCCTCTGGCTCAACAATAACCACATAAGTCAGATACAG GGCTTGAACACACTGACAAATCTTAAAGAACTTAACCTTTCTGACAACAGTATTGAATTTATTG GACACAGCCTCGATTCAAATGCCAGCCTTCAGAATCTTAATATCTCAGGAAACAAGATCAGTTCCTTTAAG GAGCTGACCACGCTTGCCCATTTGCCCCATCTGACCGACCTGGCACTGAATGACCCCATGTCAACCCCAAACCCAGTGTGCCTGCTGTGTAACTATGCCACGCATGTACTTTACCACATGCCGGGGCTTCGGCGACTTGACATCTACGATGTCTCCAGCAGGCAAAACAAGGAATTAGCTGAG tccacagtgatgaagaagatgatgtACTACAACATGCGTGTGCGCACCGCTCAGAGGGACCTGGAAAGGAGGCAATTAAACCTGGTGGAGCGGAAGAAAAGTTTGTCACGGTCACCCGAGGAATGCGTCAGACGAATCAGCCATGCCCTCAAGTCT CTCGAAGGTGATCTCTCCAAGGGGCCCGGCGTTTGTAAGAAATCTGCCAGCAACCCAGACGATGGATCGTTCCAGCTGGTTGACGGTTTAGACCCAACCAGTGCCAGTCATGATGCTGCCATGGAGCGCAAAATCCACAGCAAGATTGAGGCATTGAAAAGAAGTCTAGTTGTCTGGACCGGGAGACTGAGCGA GATTGAAGCGGGACACGAGCAGGATTTGATCCTAGCCAGAAACACGATGGACTACACAGTCCAGTTCCTGCAAATGGAGCTAGAAAGTGTTGGAAACATTCGTCTTAAAGAGGGCTGCTCCACGGACCCTTG GTTTGAATCGTGTTGCCACCTCCTGCTGTCCCGCTTCCGCCATTCAGACTTTAAGAGTCACAACGTCAGTGGGGTTACCGTCAGAAGAATTTTCCACATCCAAAACAGAGCGATAAGGCTTCGCTTTGACGACAAACTCCGCAGCGTTCTGGTCAGAGAGGACGGCGCTAACACTTCACA GGATTATAAACGTCACCTGGAGTACTTGTTCCACATACCTGAGCCGGAAAAAGGTCATCAAAAGGAAGAACTTTTGTGCATTCTGGAGGACGGCTTCAAGTCAGCTGCGCAGTGGAAG ACCTTGGACAGAGGCGGTGCTGTACCTTTGACCAACAGCTTGAGCGCGGCTGACATTCCGAGAATCGAACATGAAGTGCGACGGGCCAGCAAAGAAGATTCCGAGCCTGCAGTCTCCTTCAGCAACA GTCAGGTCGTTGTTTCCAAAGTGTTCGTGGGCCACAGTGTGCCCGTCAGCGCGGGAGAGCCGCTCCACGGGAGCAGCTATCCCGCAGCCGACTCTGTGTACTGTGATTTGGATACCAAGGAAAGAACTGCATTGGGTGAAG AAGGATCCGATGGCCTCGGGAAACAAACTGGCGTTCCTCCCCGAAGACGGTGGTTTGTGTTTGACCATGAGCTTGTCCTGCCTGAGTACATTATATTCTTTGAATACATCACGGgg AGCCGAGAACAACCTCTGTTGCAGAACGGCTTATCTAAAAGCGATGACAGTCCGTCCGATGCTATTGACCGTGAAATGGAAGTCCTCAACATGGAGCCTGTAGTGAAACCACAGCCCAAATCTTTCAGCTTCGACGACAAAATTGGGCTTCATGCGGCCCAAGCCAATGTCCTGAGTCAGATCAGT GTGTTGAACCTTCATGGCAACAGTTTAAGTACAATGAAGGCGATTTCCCACCTCACGGCTCTGCGGCATCTCACCATCAGCTTCAATAAGTTCACCTGCCTGGATGACATTTCTCACATG CCCAACCTTGAGTTTTTGGATGCCAGCTTCAACCAGCTCACGACCCTCGAGGGGCTGAGGGCATTGGGGCAGCTCAAACAGCTTGATGTTTGCTGGAACCAGTTGACCAATGCCAGGGACGAGTCTCTTGTGCTGCGGAAACACACGCCCGCTTTGCTGAAGCTGAACGCTCGATACAACCCCTGGAAGAGA cCCAAAGCAGTCAGAGCGACCGTACTGGGCCATCTAGTGACTCTCACTCATCTGGATGATGTGATGGTAACAAAGGAGGAGTCTTCTATCGCTGTTCAAATGGTTGCCAGATCCGAGATTAACCAG GCATGTCTTCTGGCTCACTCGCGCACCGACAGCGACCGTCCTCGCGGTCTCAGCCTGCTGTCGGTCGGCCGACCCCTATGTCATCTCAGTCCAGCGCCCTGGGGCCCGAACCAAGAGCTTGAGTTTGACTGGGCTGAAAAG ATCACCTCCCTGAATCTTGACAACCAGAGGATTTCCAAACTGATCAATCTGGAGAAGCTGGTCAATCTGCGCTGGGCCTCCTTTAATGATAATGACATTTCCACAGTGGAGGGTCTCGATAGCTGCGTAAAGCTGGAGGAGCTTTCtctcaacaacaacagcatcagCACGCTGA GCCTGCCAAAACTGCACCGGCTAACCAAACTCAGTGTGGATGGGAATCAGCTGTCCAGTCTGGATGTCTCTGTCCTAGATCAGCTGCCCAACCTGTCCTTTCTGTCGGTGGAGAAGAACTATATCAGTTGCTTGTGTGGCACCAAGAGAGCTAGCGCCCTCCTTGAGCTCTATGTTGGCGACAACAACATTTCTTTGTCCCAAGATGTCCGCATCCTGAAG GGCTTAACAAACCTCATCATTCTAGACCTTTATGGGAATCCCTTattggagaaaataaaaaactatCGGCTTTACGTGATCTTCCAGCTTCCTTTCCTTAAAATTCTGGATGGTATCGCGGTG GATGCAACTGAGTCTGACGATGCAAAGCTTAAATTTGAAGGAATGCTAACCCCTGATGTCTTAGAAGAGCTCGGCCACTCAAACTTCACAGGCCTCGTTAACCTCATCCTGCACTCCTGCTCCTTTAA GACAGTTGATCTGTGTCCAGCAGACCTTTTCAGTAGCTTGCGCGCTGTCGACCTAGACAACAACAACCTCACTTCCTTCTGCAGCCTCATTTACCTGCCCAACATCAAA GAGTTGAGTCTAAACTACAACCACATTGAGTCCATCCTTCCAAGCCAGAAAACTCACCAAACCAAAAAACAGTTATTGCACAGCAACGTTCCATCCAGTGGGTATGGCCAGCAGAGCTCAGCCAAAGGCAAATG GGAAACTTGGCCCAATTGCCGTCTGGAGCCGCTGATGAGCAGTCTGGAGGTTCTGCATTTGAGACACAATGGGATCTCCAATATGGCCAATCTACAGCTCAGCAGGCTCACCAATCTTAAAGCACTCTTTCTTCAAG GCAATGAGATCAGCCACGTGGAAGGGTTGGAGGGACTTTGCCACCTCAGAAAGCTTATGCTCGACAAGAATCGAATCAAAGCTCTGGATTATAACTCTTTTATCAGCCAGAATGCCCTGGTAGCACTGCACCTAACAGAGAACCGGATCCGGGACCTCAGCCATCTAGATCCTTTGACTGAGCTCCGCAAGCTGTTTCTTGGCATGAACAGGTTGCAG AGCATTGCAGAACTTGACAAACTGGACGTTCTTCCGTCGCTGACGGTGCTCTCTGTTGTTGGCAATCCC gtGGCCAAAAACTCTTTCTACAGACCAGAGGTGGTGCTGCAGCTTTCAACGCTACAGGTCCTGGACGGAGTGACGATTACCTTGGAAGAGAGGACCAGTGCTGAGCTCCTCCTTACAGATCCATCAGATCTTACTGgg CAATGCCCCCAGTGCGCTGCAGCTTCTCTTCTTCCCACCGAAATAAACCTACCTGGATTTCTACCCCTCTTGCCTCGGTACACTCCTCTAAGAGGAATCAGTGTAGCCGGAGGGCTACAGGGCAACACAGACGAGGCCCAATCTCATCAC AAGGATAAGCACAGTAATACTGCTCAAGACGGCCAAACTGATGTTGCTTTTAGACACACTGGAAGACTAGGAAGCAACCCGACAACCACAGGCGTCTCACATGATGGGACCAGTCATCGTCACGTATCTCAACCTGGAAAAAAATAG
- the LOC137916002 gene encoding pecanex-like protein 4, which produces MVRMGPDVPLLNEYKQEFFWKRFPQTVLGGPRFKLGYCAPPYVYVNQAVLFLTPWLFGGIGTLLCQLQLLRELHATVLSGTLMFGAAAAVQALALYASRRSGAVERLGAPNILIDEEEVEFTHCVSPETVRFIAPGKRFGLNVVLHAVLAGVLCGFGTWYVLLGRLTALYGSVAISLVIFVLSWVTLCIAEYSLIVNTATETATFQAQDTYEITPLTRPLYIFIFITVDLAERFSGPAPELQLASQILHVLFLFLPLLWALGLLPPLDALLLWGMEQALVFGLGGSPMSSNLRLLLMFGVSAGVAVCNYFIPSSLGVVIFSISMGFLLSLDLSQVGTLCKGAQAAVGDHGLCRGESPPRTPNSFGWTLGCRELLLYLSLLLAAMTEAGLLHHFFGSVQSQSLVAGAQAPIGYLLLALYLICWALREIQGAYLFGGVFINPLYPKGMASVQTFKQRNRGLYVAAAIRRVLLHLVSPFAMIAFLSVDKSLQLLHRVSLSVGFTRAFRVVWQSSEEALLQTAVVVLMRLAARDNVLPGWDNLGTGVQLLLVGLMIDRLTQFLAKLKFTLTLLVTSWTEKKQRRQSAGTLLALNTCLCPLLLAVVTLSALLSAPLLPLFTLPIFLVGFPRPQRSWPGPVGTACPCPDSIFYQQMSGNLAYALRMAFARGSMGSLAPGSHFLGRFQDRMVWIMILERGYGYCTVNIKGLELQETSCHTVEARRVDEVFEAAFERPERLGFTQGFNLHWGNALTPCATLAVRVYSDARNVLSGIIDSHDNLRKLQDDFLKALVWLLLRHGVQKHKGVLWGSEEGPGVGGRKSQSSQLAQTTCNQPPEAVIVESNVSSLRFRQDSSSLTSFGDWSDEDDLFGPQPTRRTVALVTAEAQPGHMALQTGASLPGSVEMDSLFENMALSALQPLQPLGLGIAMPAADKGHNPEVFTESPSSLPQLNFSCPQSEVFNLPMGWRTAPLLPSRLLQLRSLFPEDWFRFTLGQFGPAVQGGTTEDMTKALKEDEVLKELHTRVAMSCLISLGAESAFTSPSYVYRLYCGDIPWTEGLNWLSSSKELYQLALRAFRFSFKLLFDQASLGPLASPEELFSTLEEYERDWYIGLVTEKGWHDSVLQEKPFLFCLGQDLAMGTYTGRVLSLQEQLVHVGRLNGEGVRGQWANLSWELLYATNDDEERYSIQAHPFMLRNLTVQAADPPLGYPIYSSAPLHFPCL; this is translated from the exons ATGGTCAGAATGGGGCCAGATGTGCCCCTTCTTAATGAGTACAAGCAGGAGTTCTTCTGGAAGCGCTTCCCGCAGACGGTGTTGGGGGGTCCGCGTTTCAAGTTGGGCTATTGTGCCCCACCGTATGTCTATGTCAATCAGGCTGTCCTGTTCCTGACACCATGGCTTTTTGGGGGCATCGGTACCCTCCTctgccagctgcagctgcttcggGAGCTCCATGCCACAGTGCTGTCTGGCACGCTCATGTTtggggctgcagcagctgtccaGGCCCTGGCGTTATACGCATCACGAAGGAGTGGCGCAGTGGAGCGACTCGGCGCCCCCAACATCCTGATCGATGAAGAGGAAGTGGAATTCACCCACTGCGTTAGCCCAGAGACCGTTCGATTCATTGCCCCCGGGAAGAGGTTTGGGCTCAATGTTGTGCTGCACGCAGTCCTAGCTGGGGTGCTCTGTGGCTTTGGGACATGGTATGTGTTACTTGGACGATTGACCGCTCTGTATGGCAGCGTTGCCATATCGCTGGTCATCTTTGTCCTGAGTTGGGTGACGCTGTGTATAGCTGAGTATTCCCTCATTGTAAATACAGCGACAGAGACGGCAACTTTCCAGGCGCAGGACACTTATGAGATCACTCCGCTCACCCGGCCCctctatattttcatttttattactgTGGACTTGGCTGAAAG GTTCTCAGGTCCTGCCCCTGAGCTCCAATTGGCCAGCCAAATTCTTCATGTGCTATTCCTTTTCTTACCTCTGCTGTGGGCACTAGGTTTATTGCCTCCACTGGATGCCCTGCTCCTCTGGGGTATGGAACAAGCTCTCGTGTTTGGATTAGGAGGCTCGCCCATGTCCAGCAACCTCAG gctgctgttgatgttcgGAGTATCTGCCGGCGTAGCTGTGTGTAACTATTTCATCCCTTCGTCGCTGGGTGTagtcatcttctccatctctaTGGGGTTTCTGCTGAGCCTTGACCTCAGCCAGGTTGGTACACTCTGCAAAGGTGCCCAGGCGGCCGTTGGGGATCATGGACTCTGCAGAGGGGAGTCACCACCTCGTACTCCCAACTCCTTCGGCTGGACTCTTGGCTGCAGGGAGCTCCTGCTTTATCTAAGCCTGCTTCTGGCGGCGATGACAGAAGCGGGGTTGTTGCATCATTTCTTCGGTTCAGTTCAGTCACAGAGCCTGGTTGCAGGAGCCCAGGCACCTATCGGCTATCTTCTCCTTGCGCTCTACTTGATCTGCTGGGCTCTCAGAGAGATTCAGGGGGCCTATTTATTTGGAGGAGTTTTCATCAATCCTCTGTACCCTAAAGGAATGGCAAGCGTGCAGACTTTCAAGCAGAGGAACAGAGGCTTGTATGTTGCTGCAGCAATCAGAAGAGTCCTTCTTCATCTTG tgTCTCCATTTGCAATGATTGCTTTCTTGTCAGTGGACAAATCTCTGCAACTACTCCATAGGGTTTCCCTCAGTGTGGGATTCACGCGAGCATTTAGAGTG GTGTGGCAGAGTTCAGAGGAAGCTCTGTTGCAAACGGCGGTGGTGGTCCTGATGCGACTCGCAGCTAGAGACAACGTGCTGCCTGGGTGGGACAACCTGGGAACTGGAGTTCAGCTTCTTCTG GTGGGCCTCATGATTGACAGGCTGACCCAGTTTCTTGCCAAGCTTAAGTTCACCTTGACTTTGTTGGTGACATCTTGGACAGAGAAGAAGCAGCGGCGCCAGTCAGCTGGAACTCTATTGGCTCTGAACACCTGCCTCTGCCCGCTGCTACTGGCAGTGGTGAcactctctgctctgctctctgccccTCTGTTGCCCCTCTTCACCCTGCCCATCTTCCTGGTGGGGTTTCCCAGGCCTCAGCGCAGTTGGCCCGGCCCTGTAGGCACCGCCTGTCCCTGTCCAGACTCAATATTTTACCAGCAGATGAGTGGAAATCTGGCCTATGCTCTGAGGATGGCCTTTGCAAGAGGATCAATGG GTTCTTTAGCCCCTGGCTCTCATTTTCTTGGCCGCTTTCAGGACCGCATGGTTTGGATAATGATCCTGGAGAGAGGATACGGCTACTGTACAGTCAATATCAAG ggtctggagctgcaggagacatCTTGCCACACAGTGGAGGCACGAAGGGTGGACGAGGTGTTTGAAGCTGCTTTTGAGCGTCCTGAACGTCTTGGGTTCACGCAGGGCTTTAACCTGCACTGGGGGAATGCTCTTACTCCCTGCGCTACCCTTGCAGTTAGAGTCTACTCCGATGCCCGAAATGTTCTCTCTGGCATTATTGACTCTCATGACAACTTGCGAAAACTTCAGGATGACTTTCTCAAGGCACTGGTGTGGTTGCTTCTTCGACACGGTGTGCAAAAGCATAAAGGAGTTCTATGGGGCAGTGAAGAAGGGCCAGGAGTTGGAGGCAGGAAGTCCCAGTCTTCCCAGTTGGCCCAAACTACATGTAACCAGCCACCTGAAGCCGTCATCGTGGAATCCAATGTGTCTTCTCTCAGGTTCAGACAGGACAGCTCCAGTTTGACCTCCTTTGGGGATTGGTCAGATGAGGATGACTTATTTGGACCTCAACCGACCCGGCGGACTGTGGCTTTAGTGACTGCGGAGGCCCAGCCCGGACACATGGCATTGCAGACGGGGGCCTCTCTGCCCGGCTCTGTAGAAATGGACAGTCTTTTTGAGAACATGGCTCTCTCTGCCCTGCAACCACTGCAGCCTCTGGGTCTGGGCATCGCCATGCCAGCAGCAGATAAAggccataacccagaggtcttCACAGAAAGTCCCAGCTCTCTCCCTCAGCTGAATTTCAGCTGCCCTCAGTCAGAGGTATTCAACCTACCGATGGGCTGGCGGACAGCTCCTTTGCTGCCATCCCGTTTGCTGCAGCTCAGGTCTTTGTTTCCCGAGGACTGGTTTCGTTTCACCTTGGGGCAGTTTGGTCCCGCTGTGCAGGGCGGGACTACAGAGGACATGACTAAAGCCCTGAAGGAGGACGAAGTCTTGAAAGAGCTGCACACACGTGTTGCAATGTCATGCCTCATCTCACTGGGGGCGGAGTCTGCTTTTACAAGCCCCAGTTATGTCTACAGACTCTATTGTGGAGATATACCTTGGACGGAAGGACTCAACTGGCTCTCCTCCAGTAAAGAACTTTACCAACTTGCACTTCGTGCTTTCAG GTTCAGTTTCAAGCTGCTGTTTGATCAAGCAAGTCTCGGGCCCTTGGCGTCTCCTGAAGAGCTGTTCAGTACCTTGGAGGAATATGAAAGGGATTGGTACATCGGCCTGGTGACTGAGAAAGGCTGGCACGACAGTGTCCTTCAGGAGAAGCCATTCCTGTTCTGTTTAGGACAGGACCTCGCCATG GGAACCTACACGGGACGAGTCCTTTCCCTGCAGGAGCAGCTAGTGCATGTGGGCCGTCTGAACGGAGAGGGTGTGCGAGGTCAGTGGGCAAACTTATCCTGGGAGCTCCTGTACGCTACTAACGATGATGAGGAGCGTTACAGCATCCAGGCTCACCCCTTCATGCTGAGGAACCTAACTGTTCAGGCAGCCGATCCTCCTCTAGGATACCCCATTTACTCCTCGGCCCCCCTTCATTTCCCCTGCCTCTGA
- the LOC137916003 gene encoding dehydrogenase/reductase SDR family member 7-like isoform X1 codes for MDCCVVTALWCLIPLYLLIRLALFIFSDADFTLLWASLFGHAPENKLKGQVVWVTGASSGIGEELAYQLAKCGSRLILSARREDELSRVKNHCLECSDLQTDDILVLPLDLLERSSHEEKAKAVIQHFGHIDVLINNGGRSQRSLATETSIDVCEALMELNFLGTVSITKQVLAHMMQQGRGSIVTVSSVTGIMGVPLASSYAASKHALQGYFNSLRIELSDRPNIFISMVCPGPVKSQIVQHVFTEELNKPPPNPGDQDYKMPASRCARLMLIGMVNGVNEMWISRQPFLLLCYLWQYTPTFGWFIMNTLGMRRIQNFKAGLDADSSYFTKPKTS; via the exons ATGGACTGCTGCGTTGTTACTGCGCTGTGGTGTCTTATACCACTTTATTTGCTCATTCGTCTTgcgctttttattttctctgatgcAGACTTCACTCTGCTTTGGGCAAGTCTGTTTGGACATGCGCCAG AGAATAAACTAAAGGGTCAGGTGGTGTGGGTCACTGGAGCTTCGAGTGGGATTGGAGAGGAGCTGGCCTACCAGCTAGCGAAGTGTGGCTCACGCCTCATCCTGTCTGCTCGGCGTGAGGATGAGCTAAGTCGGGTGAAAAATCATTGTTTAG AGTGCTCCGATCTCCAGACTGACGATATTCTCGTTCTTCCACTTGATCTGTTGGAGAGGTCATCACATGAAGAAAAGGCAAAAGCTGTGATCCAGCACTTTGGACAT ATCGATGTCTTAATTAATAATGGCGGTCGGAGTCAGCGCTCTCTTGCTACAGAGACgagcattgatgtgtgtgaggctttaatGGAGCTCAACTTCCTGGGTACCGTTTCCATCACCAAGCAGGTTCTGGCTCACATGATGCAGCAAGGCCGTGGGAGCATTGTCACCGTCAGCAGTGTAACTGGCATTATGGGTGTGCCCCTGGCATCAAGCTATGCTGCTAGCAAACATGCTCTTCAG GGTTACTTTAATTCCCTCCGGATTGAGCTGAGTGATCGTCCAAACATATTCATCAGCATGGTGTGTCCAGGACCTGTGAAATCACAAATTGTCCAGCATGTGTTCACAGAGGAATTGAACAAg CCTCCGCCCAATCCTGGTGACCAGGACTATAAGATGCCAGCAAGTCGCTGTGCGCGTTTAATGCTCATCGGAATGGTCAACGGTGTCAATGAGATGTGGATTTCGCGGCAGCCCTTCCTCTTGTTATGTTACTTGTGGCAGTACACGCCCACATTTGGTTGGTTCATCATGAATACGCTTGGGATGAGGAGGATCCAAAATTTCAAGGCTGGTTTG gaTGCAGACTCCTCTTACTTCACAAAGCCCAAGACATCCTGA
- the LOC137916003 gene encoding dehydrogenase/reductase SDR family member 7-like isoform X2: protein MDCCVVTALWCLIPLYLLIRLALFIFSDADFTLLWASLFGHAPENKLKGQVVWVTGASSGIGEELAYQLAKCGSRLILSARREDELSRVKNHCLECSDLQTDDILVLPLDLLERSSHEEKAKAVIQHFGHIDVLINNGGRSQRSLATETSIDVCEALMELNFLGTVSITKQVLAHMMQQGRGSIVTVSSVTGIMGVPLASSYAASKHALQLSDRPNIFISMVCPGPVKSQIVQHVFTEELNKPPPNPGDQDYKMPASRCARLMLIGMVNGVNEMWISRQPFLLLCYLWQYTPTFGWFIMNTLGMRRIQNFKAGLDADSSYFTKPKTS from the exons ATGGACTGCTGCGTTGTTACTGCGCTGTGGTGTCTTATACCACTTTATTTGCTCATTCGTCTTgcgctttttattttctctgatgcAGACTTCACTCTGCTTTGGGCAAGTCTGTTTGGACATGCGCCAG AGAATAAACTAAAGGGTCAGGTGGTGTGGGTCACTGGAGCTTCGAGTGGGATTGGAGAGGAGCTGGCCTACCAGCTAGCGAAGTGTGGCTCACGCCTCATCCTGTCTGCTCGGCGTGAGGATGAGCTAAGTCGGGTGAAAAATCATTGTTTAG AGTGCTCCGATCTCCAGACTGACGATATTCTCGTTCTTCCACTTGATCTGTTGGAGAGGTCATCACATGAAGAAAAGGCAAAAGCTGTGATCCAGCACTTTGGACAT ATCGATGTCTTAATTAATAATGGCGGTCGGAGTCAGCGCTCTCTTGCTACAGAGACgagcattgatgtgtgtgaggctttaatGGAGCTCAACTTCCTGGGTACCGTTTCCATCACCAAGCAGGTTCTGGCTCACATGATGCAGCAAGGCCGTGGGAGCATTGTCACCGTCAGCAGTGTAACTGGCATTATGGGTGTGCCCCTGGCATCAAGCTATGCTGCTAGCAAACATGCTCTTCAG CTGAGTGATCGTCCAAACATATTCATCAGCATGGTGTGTCCAGGACCTGTGAAATCACAAATTGTCCAGCATGTGTTCACAGAGGAATTGAACAAg CCTCCGCCCAATCCTGGTGACCAGGACTATAAGATGCCAGCAAGTCGCTGTGCGCGTTTAATGCTCATCGGAATGGTCAACGGTGTCAATGAGATGTGGATTTCGCGGCAGCCCTTCCTCTTGTTATGTTACTTGTGGCAGTACACGCCCACATTTGGTTGGTTCATCATGAATACGCTTGGGATGAGGAGGATCCAAAATTTCAAGGCTGGTTTG gaTGCAGACTCCTCTTACTTCACAAAGCCCAAGACATCCTGA
- the LOC137916003 gene encoding dehydrogenase/reductase SDR family member 7-like isoform X3 gives MVSLLLLLVLKNKLKGQVVWVTGASSGIGEELAYQLAKCGSRLILSARREDELSRVKNHCLECSDLQTDDILVLPLDLLERSSHEEKAKAVIQHFGHIDVLINNGGRSQRSLATETSIDVCEALMELNFLGTVSITKQVLAHMMQQGRGSIVTVSSVTGIMGVPLASSYAASKHALQGYFNSLRIELSDRPNIFISMVCPGPVKSQIVQHVFTEELNKPPPNPGDQDYKMPASRCARLMLIGMVNGVNEMWISRQPFLLLCYLWQYTPTFGWFIMNTLGMRRIQNFKAGLDADSSYFTKPKTS, from the exons ATGGTGTCGCTTTTGTTACTGCTTGTATTAA AGAATAAACTAAAGGGTCAGGTGGTGTGGGTCACTGGAGCTTCGAGTGGGATTGGAGAGGAGCTGGCCTACCAGCTAGCGAAGTGTGGCTCACGCCTCATCCTGTCTGCTCGGCGTGAGGATGAGCTAAGTCGGGTGAAAAATCATTGTTTAG AGTGCTCCGATCTCCAGACTGACGATATTCTCGTTCTTCCACTTGATCTGTTGGAGAGGTCATCACATGAAGAAAAGGCAAAAGCTGTGATCCAGCACTTTGGACAT ATCGATGTCTTAATTAATAATGGCGGTCGGAGTCAGCGCTCTCTTGCTACAGAGACgagcattgatgtgtgtgaggctttaatGGAGCTCAACTTCCTGGGTACCGTTTCCATCACCAAGCAGGTTCTGGCTCACATGATGCAGCAAGGCCGTGGGAGCATTGTCACCGTCAGCAGTGTAACTGGCATTATGGGTGTGCCCCTGGCATCAAGCTATGCTGCTAGCAAACATGCTCTTCAG GGTTACTTTAATTCCCTCCGGATTGAGCTGAGTGATCGTCCAAACATATTCATCAGCATGGTGTGTCCAGGACCTGTGAAATCACAAATTGTCCAGCATGTGTTCACAGAGGAATTGAACAAg CCTCCGCCCAATCCTGGTGACCAGGACTATAAGATGCCAGCAAGTCGCTGTGCGCGTTTAATGCTCATCGGAATGGTCAACGGTGTCAATGAGATGTGGATTTCGCGGCAGCCCTTCCTCTTGTTATGTTACTTGTGGCAGTACACGCCCACATTTGGTTGGTTCATCATGAATACGCTTGGGATGAGGAGGATCCAAAATTTCAAGGCTGGTTTG gaTGCAGACTCCTCTTACTTCACAAAGCCCAAGACATCCTGA